In a single window of the Saccharothrix australiensis genome:
- the rpoZ gene encoding DNA-directed RNA polymerase subunit omega has protein sequence MTTHTELGPLSGSPEGITNPPIDDLLEQVSSKYALVIYAAKRARQINDYYAQLGEGLLEYVGPLVEPGPREKPLSIALREIHAGLLEHTEGE, from the coding sequence GTGACCACGCACACCGAGCTGGGCCCGCTCTCGGGTTCTCCGGAGGGCATCACCAACCCGCCGATCGACGACCTGCTGGAGCAGGTCAGCTCGAAGTACGCGCTGGTGATCTACGCGGCCAAGCGGGCGCGCCAGATCAACGACTACTACGCCCAGCTCGGCGAGGGCCTGCTGGAGTACGTCGGCCCCCTGGTCGAGCCGGGCCCGCGCGAGAAGCCGCTGTCGATCGCGCTCCGGGAGATCCACGCGGGTCTCCTCGAGCACACCGAAGGCGAGTGA
- the gmk gene encoding guanylate kinase, whose translation MSDGTGAGPGARARSRLTVLSGPSGVGKSSVLAELRRQGPDVHFSVSVTTRKPRPGEVDGVHYHFVDAGEFRKMVANGELLEHAEFAGNCYGTPREPVERALAAGRPSLLEIELQGARQVRAAMPEAQLVMLAPPSWDDLVRRLTGRGTEDPAVVARRLAIAREELAAEPEFDEVVVNADVRSAAARLLDLVVGPAPDVR comes from the coding sequence GTGAGTGATGGCACCGGGGCGGGACCGGGCGCACGCGCCCGGTCCCGCCTCACCGTCCTTTCCGGGCCCTCGGGCGTCGGCAAGTCCAGCGTGCTGGCCGAGCTGCGCCGACAGGGGCCCGACGTGCACTTCAGCGTCTCGGTGACCACCCGGAAGCCGAGGCCGGGGGAGGTTGACGGCGTCCACTACCACTTCGTGGACGCCGGTGAGTTCCGCAAGATGGTCGCCAACGGCGAGCTGCTGGAGCACGCCGAGTTCGCGGGCAACTGCTACGGCACGCCCAGGGAGCCGGTGGAGCGGGCGCTGGCGGCAGGCCGGCCGTCGCTGCTGGAGATCGAGCTCCAGGGCGCGCGCCAGGTCCGGGCCGCGATGCCCGAGGCGCAGCTGGTGATGCTCGCGCCGCCGTCCTGGGACGACCTGGTGCGCAGGCTGACCGGCCGCGGCACCGAGGACCCCGCCGTGGTGGCCCGCCGGCTGGCGATCGCGCGCGAGGAGCTGGCGGCCGAGCCCGAGTTCGACGAGGTCGTGGTGAACGCCGACGTGCGCTCCGCCGCGGCCCGCTTGCTAGACTTGGTGGTCGGCCCGGCGCCCGACGTGCGGTGA
- the pyrF gene encoding orotidine-5'-phosphate decarboxylase, with translation MRFGQRLARAVAEHGPLCVGIDPHPGLLDAWGLPRDVSGLERFALTCVEAFGGHVALVKPQAAFFEAHGSRGVAVLERVVADLRDSGTLVLVDAKRGDIGSTMSAYAAAYLADGSPLAGDAVTLSPYLGFGSLDPALEAARASGRGVFVLALTSNAEGSSVQRAVGPDGRSVAQAVVDAAAARNAGADPLGDVGLVVGATVGDLGVDLSDLHGYVLAPGFGAQGGTVADLRAVFGRELRGVLPTSSRDVLRHGPEPASLRSAAAAVRHSLEM, from the coding sequence ATGAGGTTCGGGCAGCGACTCGCGCGGGCCGTGGCCGAGCACGGCCCGCTGTGCGTCGGCATCGACCCCCACCCCGGCCTGCTGGACGCCTGGGGCCTGCCGCGGGACGTCTCCGGGCTGGAGCGGTTCGCGCTGACCTGCGTGGAGGCGTTCGGGGGCCACGTGGCCCTGGTGAAGCCCCAGGCGGCGTTCTTCGAGGCGCACGGCTCACGGGGCGTGGCCGTCCTGGAGCGCGTCGTCGCGGACCTGCGCGACAGCGGCACGCTGGTCCTGGTGGACGCCAAGCGGGGCGACATCGGGTCGACCATGAGCGCCTACGCGGCGGCGTACCTGGCGGACGGCTCGCCGTTGGCGGGCGACGCGGTCACGCTGTCGCCGTACCTCGGTTTCGGGTCGCTCGACCCGGCGCTCGAAGCCGCACGCGCGAGCGGGCGCGGAGTATTCGTCCTCGCGTTGACTTCCAATGCCGAGGGTTCCTCGGTGCAGCGCGCGGTGGGCCCGGACGGGCGTTCCGTGGCGCAGGCGGTCGTGGACGCGGCGGCGGCCCGGAACGCGGGCGCCGACCCCCTCGGCGACGTCGGGCTGGTGGTCGGCGCGACCGTGGGCGACCTCGGCGTCGACCTCTCCGACCTGCACGGATACGTCCTGGCCCCCGGTTTCGGGGCCCAGGGCGGCACCGTGGCGGACCTGCGCGCGGTGTTCGGCCGGGAGCTGCGCGGCGTGCTGCCGACCAGCTCGCGGGACGTGCTCCGGCACGGTCCCGAACCCGCAAGTTTGCGGTCCGCGGCGGCCGCTGTCCGGCACTCCCTGGAGATGTGA
- the mihF gene encoding integration host factor, actinobacterial type → MALPQLTEEQRAAALEKAAAARRARAELKERLKRGGTTLTDVLKAAESDEVLGKMKVSALLEALPGVGKVRAQQIMERLEIAPSRRLRGLGERQRKALLTEFSGE, encoded by the coding sequence GTGGCCCTTCCCCAGCTTACCGAGGAGCAGCGGGCCGCAGCGCTGGAGAAGGCTGCTGCCGCTCGTCGCGCTCGGGCTGAGCTCAAGGAGCGCCTCAAGCGTGGCGGCACGACCCTGACGGACGTGCTGAAGGCCGCCGAGAGCGACGAGGTCCTTGGCAAGATGAAGGTGTCCGCGCTGCTTGAGGCGCTTCCGGGCGTCGGCAAGGTCCGCGCGCAGCAGATCATGGAGCGGCTTGAGATCGCTCCGAGCCGTCGGCTGCGCGGCCTGGGTGAGCGGCAGCGCAAGGCGCTGCTCACCGAGTTCAGCGGCGAGTGA
- the metK gene encoding methionine adenosyltransferase → MSQHSSRLFTSESVTEGHPDKICDAVSDSILDALLRKDPRSRVAVETLITTGQVHVAGEVTTETYADIPSIVREKILEIGYDSSAKGFDGRSCGVNVAIGSQSPDIAQGVDTAYEQRVGGADDEIDKQGAGDQGLMFGYACTDTPELMPLPIALAHRLSRRLTAVRKDGTVPYLRPDGKTQVTIEYAGDQPVRLDTVVVSSQHADGIDLEKLLGVDIREHVVLPELAELGLDTEDVRLLVNPTGRFVIGGPMGDAGLTGRKIIVDTYGGMARHGGGAFSGKDPSKVDRSAAYAMRWVAKNAVAAGLATRIEVQVAYAIGKAAPVGLFVETFGTETVDPSKIQQAISEVFDLRPAAIIRDLDLLRPIYAQTAAYGHFGRTDVDLPWENTDRAGALRAAAGA, encoded by the coding sequence GTGAGCCAGCACAGCAGCAGGCTGTTCACCAGTGAGTCGGTGACCGAGGGGCACCCGGACAAGATCTGCGACGCGGTCAGCGACTCGATCCTCGACGCCTTGCTGCGCAAGGACCCCCGCTCGCGCGTGGCCGTGGAGACGCTCATCACGACCGGCCAGGTGCACGTGGCGGGCGAGGTCACCACGGAGACCTACGCGGACATCCCGTCGATCGTCCGGGAGAAGATCCTGGAGATCGGCTACGACTCGTCGGCCAAGGGCTTCGACGGCCGCTCGTGCGGCGTGAACGTGGCGATCGGCTCGCAGTCGCCGGACATCGCGCAGGGCGTGGACACCGCCTACGAGCAGCGGGTCGGCGGCGCGGACGACGAGATCGACAAGCAGGGCGCCGGCGACCAGGGCCTGATGTTCGGCTACGCCTGCACCGACACGCCGGAGCTGATGCCGCTGCCGATCGCGCTGGCCCACCGGCTGTCCCGCAGGCTGACCGCCGTGCGCAAGGACGGCACGGTGCCCTACCTGCGCCCGGACGGCAAGACCCAGGTCACCATCGAGTACGCGGGCGACCAGCCGGTGCGGCTCGACACGGTCGTCGTGTCGTCGCAGCACGCGGACGGCATCGACCTGGAGAAGCTGCTCGGCGTCGACATCCGCGAGCACGTGGTGCTGCCCGAGCTGGCGGAGCTGGGCCTGGACACCGAGGACGTGCGGCTGCTGGTCAACCCCACCGGCCGGTTCGTCATCGGCGGCCCGATGGGCGACGCGGGCCTGACCGGCCGCAAGATCATCGTCGACACGTACGGCGGCATGGCGCGGCACGGCGGCGGCGCGTTCTCCGGCAAGGACCCGTCGAAGGTCGACCGGTCGGCCGCGTACGCGATGCGGTGGGTGGCGAAGAACGCGGTGGCGGCGGGCCTGGCCACGCGGATCGAGGTGCAGGTCGCGTACGCGATCGGCAAGGCCGCGCCGGTGGGCCTGTTCGTGGAGACCTTCGGCACCGAGACGGTCGACCCGAGCAAGATCCAGCAGGCCATCTCCGAGGTCTTCGACCTGCGGCCCGCCGCGATCATCCGCGACCTGGACCTGCTGCGGCCGATCTACGCGCAGACGGCCGCGTACGGCCACTTCGGTCGCACCGACGTGGACCTGCCGTGGGAGAACACCGACCGCGCCGGGGCGTTGCGCGCGGCGGCGGGTGCGTGA
- the ggt gene encoding gamma-glutamyltransferase, which yields MLRSTVVSALASLLLVAPLAPARAEPAAPPREPEAVGWGGAVASIDPDASRIGVDVLRRGGNAVDAAVAVAAALGVTDPFSAGIGGGGFFVHYDARTRRVSTLDGRETAPAAVGPDLFVEDGRALPFAEAVTSGLSVGVPGTPRTWQRALQRWGTLSLDRALAPAEELARRGFTVDATFHRQVSENADRFADFTSTKALYLPVPAVGSRFRNPDLADTYRELRREGVSALYRGRLGRDVVAAVTEPPVTPGTTRVVRPGAMTAADLAGYEVARREPTRTRYRGLDVFGMAPPSSGGTTVGEALNILEHTDLGDETPVQYLHRFLEASRLSYADRNRWVGDPAFADVPTERLLAQRFADSRACLISPTAVLTSPVAPGDPHDPRPCATAGAPAATPYEGTDTTHLTVADRWGNVVAYTLTLEQEGGSGIVVPGRGFLLNNELTDFSFTPVTPGVPDPNLPGPGKRPRSSMSPTIVLHHGQPVLALGSPGGASIITTVLQVLTQRLDRGLPLVAAIAAPRASQRNAATTQAEKAFLATGEADALHALGHRFTPTDEIGAVTAVERLPDGRWRAAAETTRRGGGAARVVSPR from the coding sequence ATGCTCAGGTCGACGGTCGTCAGCGCACTCGCGTCACTCCTCCTCGTCGCCCCGCTCGCACCCGCCCGAGCCGAACCGGCCGCGCCGCCGCGCGAGCCGGAAGCCGTCGGGTGGGGCGGTGCGGTCGCGAGCATCGACCCGGACGCCTCGCGGATCGGCGTGGACGTCCTGCGCCGGGGCGGCAACGCGGTGGACGCCGCCGTCGCCGTCGCCGCCGCGCTCGGGGTCACCGACCCGTTCTCGGCGGGCATCGGCGGCGGCGGGTTCTTCGTGCACTACGACGCCCGCACCCGCCGGGTGTCCACGCTGGACGGCCGGGAGACGGCGCCCGCCGCCGTCGGCCCGGACCTGTTCGTGGAGGACGGCCGGGCGCTCCCGTTCGCCGAAGCCGTGACCAGCGGCCTGTCGGTGGGCGTGCCGGGCACGCCGCGCACCTGGCAGCGTGCCCTCCAGCGATGGGGGACGCTGTCCCTGGACCGGGCGCTCGCACCCGCCGAGGAGCTGGCCCGGCGCGGGTTCACCGTCGACGCGACGTTCCACCGGCAGGTCTCGGAGAACGCCGACCGGTTCGCCGACTTCACCTCCACCAAGGCGCTCTACCTGCCGGTGCCCGCGGTGGGCAGCCGGTTCCGCAACCCCGACCTGGCCGACACCTACCGCGAACTGCGCCGGGAGGGCGTGTCCGCGCTCTACCGGGGCCGCCTGGGGCGCGACGTCGTCGCGGCCGTCACCGAACCGCCCGTGACGCCCGGCACGACGCGCGTGGTCCGGCCCGGCGCGATGACCGCCGCCGACCTCGCCGGCTACGAGGTGGCGCGGCGCGAGCCCACCCGCACCCGCTACCGCGGCCTGGACGTGTTCGGCATGGCCCCGCCGTCCTCGGGCGGCACGACGGTCGGCGAGGCGCTGAACATCCTGGAGCACACCGACCTCGGCGACGAGACCCCGGTCCAGTACCTGCACCGGTTCCTGGAGGCGAGCCGGCTGTCCTACGCCGACCGCAACCGCTGGGTGGGCGACCCGGCCTTCGCCGACGTGCCGACCGAGCGGCTGCTGGCGCAGCGGTTCGCCGACAGCCGGGCCTGCCTGATCTCCCCGACGGCCGTCCTGACCAGCCCCGTCGCACCGGGCGACCCGCACGACCCGCGCCCGTGCGCGACGGCAGGCGCGCCCGCGGCCACCCCCTACGAGGGCACCGACACCACGCACCTCACCGTCGCCGACCGGTGGGGCAACGTCGTCGCCTACACCCTCACCCTGGAGCAGGAGGGCGGCAGCGGGATCGTCGTGCCCGGCCGCGGCTTCCTGCTCAACAACGAGCTGACCGACTTCTCCTTCACGCCGGTGACGCCCGGCGTGCCCGACCCGAACCTGCCGGGACCCGGCAAACGCCCGCGCTCGTCCATGTCGCCGACGATCGTGCTGCACCACGGCCAACCCGTGCTGGCGCTGGGTTCGCCGGGCGGTGCGAGCATCATCACGACCGTCCTCCAGGTGCTGACCCAGCGCCTGGACCGGGGGCTGCCGCTGGTGGCGGCCATCGCCGCGCCGCGCGCGTCCCAGCGCAACGCCGCCACGACCCAGGCGGAGAAGGCGTTCCTCGCGACGGGGGAGGCCGACGCGCTGCACGCGCTCGGGCACCGCTTCACGCCGACCGACGAGATCGGCGCGGTCACCGCGGTCGAGCGCCTGCCCGACGGGCGCTGGCGGGCCGCCGCCGAGACGACCCGGCGTGGCGGGGGAGCGGCGCGGGTGGTGTCGCCTCGCTGA
- a CDS encoding primosomal protein N', whose translation MAGKATTRRGERVPAAALSVARICVDVPLPHLDKLFDYRVSTEQDADAVPGCRVRVRFAGQLVDGFLLDRVEESDYGRKLSFLDRVISPEPVLSPEVAELARAVADRYAGSLTDVLRMAIPPRHARVEAKPSPEPAPLPAAPPTEGWSRYPYGPNLLDALRAGRPARAVWQALPAEDWPARLAEAATSVVSAGRGALVVVPDHRDLARLHEACVALAGPEAVVTLSSDLGPSERYQRWLAVRRGSVRLVLGTRGAALAPVRDLGLVVVWDDGDDLHTEPRMPYPNVRDVLVQRAHLTGASFLVGGFARTAEAQLLVDSGWAHEVVASRDALRAVAPRVVAVGDHAWQEVKDPAARSARLPTIAFEAARAAFAEGAPVLIQVPRRGYVPSLACGTCRAPARCRRCAGPLALPGGTEDGVPRPAYCRWCGATEAAFRCPACGSRRLRGQVIGARRTAEELGRAFSGIAVRTSGADEVLSAVPSGPALVVATPGAEPTAEGGYGAVLLLDGWALLGRADLRATEETLRRWMTAAALTRPAGRVVVIADSALPPVQALVRWNPVWHARQELAARTELGFPPAVRMATVDGAPEALASALEDLRLPPTGEVLGPVPLSEDGRKERALVRVARAEGKALSEALATLQATRSARKDPEPIRVKLDPLEVL comes from the coding sequence ATGGCAGGCAAGGCGACCACCAGGCGCGGGGAGCGCGTGCCCGCGGCTGCGCTGTCCGTCGCCCGGATCTGCGTCGACGTGCCGCTGCCCCACCTCGACAAGCTGTTCGACTACCGGGTGTCCACCGAGCAGGACGCCGACGCGGTGCCCGGTTGCCGCGTCCGCGTGCGGTTCGCGGGCCAGTTGGTCGACGGCTTCCTCCTCGACCGGGTGGAGGAGTCCGACTACGGCCGCAAGCTCAGCTTCCTCGACCGGGTGATCTCGCCGGAGCCGGTGCTGTCGCCCGAGGTGGCGGAGCTGGCGCGGGCGGTGGCGGACCGGTACGCGGGGTCCTTGACCGACGTCCTGCGGATGGCGATCCCGCCCCGGCACGCGCGGGTGGAGGCCAAGCCGTCGCCCGAACCCGCGCCGCTGCCCGCCGCGCCCCCGACCGAGGGCTGGTCGCGGTACCCGTACGGGCCGAACCTGCTGGACGCGCTCCGCGCGGGTCGGCCGGCGCGGGCGGTGTGGCAGGCGCTGCCGGCGGAGGACTGGCCCGCGCGGCTGGCCGAGGCCGCCACCTCGGTGGTGAGCGCGGGTCGGGGAGCCCTGGTCGTCGTGCCGGACCACCGCGACCTGGCGCGGCTGCACGAGGCGTGCGTGGCGCTGGCCGGTCCGGAGGCGGTGGTGACGCTGTCGTCCGACCTCGGGCCGTCCGAGCGCTACCAGCGGTGGCTGGCGGTGCGGCGGGGCTCGGTGCGGCTGGTCCTGGGCACGCGGGGCGCGGCGCTCGCGCCCGTGCGCGACCTCGGGCTGGTCGTGGTGTGGGACGACGGCGACGACCTGCACACCGAGCCGCGCATGCCGTACCCGAACGTGCGCGACGTGCTGGTGCAGCGTGCGCACCTGACCGGGGCGTCGTTCCTCGTCGGCGGGTTCGCGCGGACCGCCGAGGCGCAGTTGCTGGTGGACAGCGGCTGGGCGCACGAGGTGGTGGCGTCGCGGGACGCGCTGCGCGCGGTCGCGCCGCGCGTGGTGGCGGTGGGCGACCACGCGTGGCAGGAGGTGAAGGACCCGGCGGCGAGGTCGGCGCGGCTGCCGACGATCGCGTTCGAGGCGGCGCGGGCGGCGTTCGCGGAGGGCGCGCCGGTGCTGATCCAGGTGCCGCGCCGGGGTTACGTGCCGTCGCTGGCGTGCGGCACGTGCCGGGCGCCTGCCCGCTGCCGCCGGTGCGCGGGGCCGCTGGCGCTGCCCGGCGGCACCGAGGACGGCGTGCCGAGACCGGCGTACTGCCGGTGGTGCGGCGCGACCGAGGCGGCGTTCCGCTGCCCGGCCTGCGGCTCGCGCCGGTTGCGCGGCCAGGTCATCGGCGCCCGGCGCACGGCCGAGGAGTTGGGGCGGGCGTTCAGCGGGATCGCGGTGCGCACGTCGGGCGCGGACGAGGTGCTGTCCGCCGTGCCGTCCGGTCCGGCGCTGGTGGTGGCGACGCCGGGCGCGGAGCCGACCGCCGAGGGTGGTTACGGCGCGGTGCTGCTGCTGGACGGCTGGGCGCTGCTGGGCCGGGCCGACCTGCGCGCGACCGAGGAGACCCTGCGCCGCTGGATGACGGCCGCCGCGCTGACCCGGCCGGCGGGGCGGGTGGTGGTGATCGCCGACTCGGCCCTGCCGCCGGTGCAGGCGCTGGTCCGCTGGAACCCGGTGTGGCACGCGCGGCAGGAACTGGCGGCCCGGACGGAGCTGGGCTTCCCGCCCGCCGTGCGGATGGCCACGGTCGACGGGGCGCCGGAGGCGTTGGCGTCGGCCCTGGAGGACCTCCGGCTGCCGCCGACCGGCGAGGTGCTGGGTCCGGTGCCGCTGTCCGAGGACGGCCGGAAGGAGCGCGCCCTGGTCCGCGTGGCCAGGGCGGAGGGCAAGGCGCTCTCCGAAGCGCTGGCCACCCTCCAGGCGACGCGCAGCGCCCGCAAGGACCCGGAGCCGATCCGGGTGAAGCTCGACCCGCTGGAAGTCCTCTGA
- the coaBC gene encoding bifunctional phosphopantothenoylcysteine decarboxylase/phosphopantothenate--cysteine ligase CoaBC — protein MTETADAPVRPRVVLGVGGGIAAYKACEVLRRLTESGHAVRVVPTEGALKFVGAATFEALSGQPVHTDVFSDVPSVQHVRLGQDADLVVVAPATANLLAKAAHGLADDLLTNTLLTARCPVLLVPAMHTEMWEHPATRANVALLRSRGVVVAEPASGRLTGKDTGKGRLPEPAEIVELARLLLERPDALPRDLEGRHVVVSAGGTREPLDPVRFLGNRSSGRQGFALARVAAQRGARVTLVAAHTADLVPPAGVDVERAGTAAELRDAVHRAAKDADAVVMAAAVADFRPTALAPHKIKKTDRDPDPVELTRNADVLAELVRARRDGQVVVGFAAETGDDGADVLAYGRAKLARKGCDLLVVNAVGDGRAFEVEDNAGWLLSSDGTETPLPHGSKARLASAVWDAVERWFRG, from the coding sequence GTGACCGAGACCGCCGATGCCCCCGTCCGCCCCAGGGTCGTCCTGGGTGTCGGCGGGGGCATCGCCGCGTACAAGGCGTGCGAGGTGCTGCGCAGGCTCACGGAGTCCGGCCACGCCGTGCGGGTGGTGCCGACCGAGGGCGCGCTGAAGTTCGTCGGCGCGGCCACCTTCGAGGCGCTGTCCGGGCAGCCCGTGCACACCGACGTGTTCTCGGACGTACCGTCCGTGCAACACGTGCGGCTCGGACAGGACGCCGACCTGGTCGTCGTCGCGCCGGCCACGGCGAACCTGCTGGCCAAGGCCGCCCACGGGCTGGCCGACGACCTGCTCACCAACACCCTGCTGACCGCGCGCTGCCCGGTCCTGCTGGTGCCGGCGATGCACACCGAGATGTGGGAGCACCCGGCGACGCGGGCCAACGTGGCGCTGCTGCGCTCGCGCGGCGTGGTCGTCGCCGAGCCCGCGAGCGGCCGGCTGACCGGCAAGGACACCGGCAAGGGCAGGCTGCCCGAGCCCGCCGAGATCGTCGAGCTGGCCCGGTTGCTGCTGGAGCGCCCGGACGCGCTGCCGCGCGACCTGGAGGGCAGGCACGTCGTGGTCTCCGCGGGCGGCACCCGCGAGCCGCTGGACCCGGTGCGCTTCCTGGGCAACCGCTCGTCGGGGCGGCAGGGGTTCGCGCTGGCCAGGGTCGCCGCGCAGCGCGGCGCGCGGGTCACGCTGGTCGCCGCGCACACCGCCGACCTCGTCCCGCCGGCGGGAGTGGACGTCGAGCGCGCGGGCACGGCCGCCGAGCTGCGGGACGCGGTGCACCGGGCCGCGAAGGACGCGGACGCCGTCGTGATGGCGGCGGCGGTGGCGGACTTCCGCCCGACGGCGCTCGCCCCGCACAAGATCAAGAAGACCGACCGCGACCCGGACCCGGTCGAGCTGACCCGCAACGCGGACGTCCTCGCCGAGCTGGTCCGCGCGCGCCGGGACGGCCAGGTCGTCGTCGGGTTCGCGGCCGAGACCGGCGACGACGGTGCGGACGTGCTGGCCTACGGCCGCGCCAAGCTCGCCCGCAAGGGCTGCGACCTGCTCGTGGTCAACGCGGTCGGCGACGGCCGGGCGTTCGAGGTCGAGGACAACGCGGGCTGGCTGCTGTCCTCCGACGGGACCGAGACGCCACTACCACACGGCTCGAAGGCGCGTCTTGCGTCCGCAGTGTGGGATGCCGTCGAACGGTGGTTCCGCGGGTGA